The Ostrinia nubilalis chromosome 30, ilOstNubi1.1, whole genome shotgun sequence DNA segment aactaacaagcgaagtgcttgtaaaaatggtacgcatatcttttttgccactagttttcttagtgtattataccatttcggaatcttggatagttgcgtcaactttataaaaaacttgccgcagtagtgttcatactgtttttttacaaaacgacgagtcaaagtggagtgtaagtaaaaatcgttcaaaattttaaggaaatatcatattttgattaacttttgtgtaaaaactgcaaggattctgagggttttaataattggggtggacagcagcactacttaagttgccgatacaaacaaaaaaactgaagtatttgaaaaattttagttgtggtaatgtaaaatatcataaggggtgtcaattttcgacgaatttcataatttattgtgtaacttaaaaaataattgagatagattttttttcttatttttcctgaaGCAGTCATGTCTAGGTccaccctgcggcgccggcttatccttgaattttgggacacgttgtatacagggtgttaggtaaatgggtatatgagccgacactagcccatgttaacatgggcatataagagtaggcgcacaccgttgatttttcgtcggccgatagtttagtcgggcagttgatcagtatgggcatgcatgggagtgcgcacactacgccgattcgatttgggcgattcttcatacaatttaaaatcgggcacaaccatcggccaactaaaaatcaacagtgtgcgcctactctaaatggtatcattttaatttttttaattttcatacaaaataaattttattaaatctggcccattcccattatACTGTTGAATTGGggctctttatttatttatacttaaatGCAAAAAATTTTACATTATGCGAACTTAACGCCCTAACTAAGGCATTATGGTCCTTATTCGCTAGTGAATAAAGATCATTTTGAATTTGTATAATAGAAAAGTTTACCTTTACTCCAGTTGCTAAATACAGTAAGTTGGACCGAAGTTCTGAAGGTTCTTCGACAAATATCCACCTCAAGTCCTTAGATGATAAGCAGAGGCGACAGCAAGTCGATAATATGTCGGACATCGCTAAAGTGCAAATcggaaataataataactactaATATACAACACCACACAGCACGTAACAATGTGCACATTAACATACAAGCAAACAACAACACCAAcattaatgtatttatttttagttaaatcCAGAGCAGAGAAAAGCAATGAtgagaaaagtaaataaaggaaaaattgtaTTTACGAAGCTCgttcttttaaataaacattgacatTTCATAACtttcatttataaaatctttaaataaataaaatattctttggAATTATAGCTACTTGATAATTAACAATATTTCTtgaacttttataaaaatagaaacaaaTACCCGATTTtccatattaaataaaaaacaaataagcctTCCACTGTCTTCGAGAACTGaatgaattatatttttgacAGTTCATTGTTGCCAGTAAATACTTTTAATTACCACTttgaatcatattttttcacaCTTAATTTTTCTGCCCCTATAAACAAGTGGCAAAATGTGAAAGATGTAATGTCGAAAgatggtcgaaaggcctttttttgtatggagtttcaacGGATTTGACTtttgattcgatcaaaaagtccCATTTGTCTATCTTCCACTGACTGAACCCCTCGCGATTTACTTTCCTCAGATATGTTTGTTGCCGTTTTTGCTTGTGTACAGAACGTTTGTAATAgattgtaaatgtaaataagttTGTTTTGTATTCGTTTCGTAGCTTGTAATAGACCCTGCAATGTATAAAGAAATAGCGTTAGAAACAGTCCACTTGAAGATAGCTACGAAGTAACAACTAAGAAACAAGAAGTCCCTAGAAGCCAACAGCAGCCAGTACAAGCCCAGTCAAGAAATAAGGGGTTGTTATTTCACTACACCCCCTCCCCGCTACCCCGCTACGTGAACACCGGCGAGAGAGAGACAGCGATATCTCTGCATCGGGCGCTTCTTCTTCGAGCCTTCAACAACTCCCAGGCGCAACTCCAGTAACCCGTGGGGCGTACCCCACAGCTTGCTCCTATAAATATTGCCATTCGTTTCCatgttatttatgtaataagCCTACAACAAGATAATTTTATAACTTAACTAACAAATCATAATATATTTATGATTTGAAGATATAATTCGATTGTTTATTTTAAGCATAAAATCAGTCACTAGAAGCGTTCTTGCTTGCAAGTTTCAATGGGTCACTTCTACttctacataattttatttaacattcaTAATGCATTTATGCAGATGGAATTTGCCAAGTAAACGTTGCGTAATAATTACCAACGTTTTGCGAGATTGCTAACTTTGCAACACCGTTAGTGATGGGGCATTTACTCGAATACTCTGGGAATTTAATGGtcacaatttattaattaaagaaagaacataatacagtgtgagtcacgttaaagtgtacatatgaaaatagatgaaactagacctatttttatcgacaaaaaagaggtcaaaaaatttttgagatttttttttaattttttatagaattttttttcttccaattacttattgtaaagaaaacgtaataacttttaaactaagcggtatatcctgataaaataaaaacagtaataatgctaaataacaggcaatactaaaaaaaatcataaaatacacaaaaaatgccaacaaataataaaaaatgatacttttcgaaaaaaatctgcttttaaattcgtgtttttttggttatttgataaatttctccaaaaaatgcccctataacaggtggtttttattactttgtataattctctatcgtattatctttgtaaaaccaaaaatcgcatgtctctatccctatcacaacatttgctatgatcgtttgaacaaaggcctgccacaacattattctccgctacaggtagagacaattttaattttaactaaaatgcttattttacttcgaaatcttttgtttttatttgaaatctaacttgactttatcaaaattacaaatctagagccattttcagtttcgttgttaacgaagctttgaatggcgcgcccggagaggcttagttcaaacgatcattgcaaacgttgtaatagggatagagacatgcgatttttggttttacgaaggtaatacgatagaaaataatacaaagtaataaaaactaccggttataggggcattttatggaagaaattatcaaataaccaaaaaaacatgaatttaaaagcagatttttttcaaaaagtaccattttttattatttgttgtccttttttgtgtattttatgtatttttttagtattgcctgttatttagcattattactgtttttattttatcaggatataccgcttagtttaaaagttattacgttttctttacaataagtaattggaagaaaaaaaattctttaaaaattaaaaaaaaaaactcaaaaattttttgacttcttttttgtcgataaaaataggtctagtttcatctattttcatatgtacactttaacgtgactcacactgtatactcaACATTAAacaaatcgcaccttccgcgacgcgaactttaaagattttcttctgacataatcatggtgttatttgaaagcccaataataaaccaagaaaaacacatttcttttttttattaacacttaataccataaatgtgacttgaaaaaaggcctcacttggggctcaccacTGGGagcaattagaccaatttttgtggttataaaaccaaataatgatcttacgtgtcctttttaacagatggatagcgattaatcccaatttaacagttttatagccataaaatttggCTCAAGCTTTGGTTtggactctggatccttctaaaaacacattttttgggAAAACACCTTtcatttaatgaaatgaagtttataACTAGGTTTTCAAATggaaccaatgttggtgggaagtggggatgcatgcATACGTTTtagaagtgcttgttgcgggaggtgcgatttatttgatgccgagtgtattattaattattatcataaacATGCACCAATTAAATAGTAATTACTTAATCAACTGAATgttgttttaaattttgaacCAAAAGGTATAGACAGAGCGGCGAGCGCACAATCAATAAAGGAGAGCAGTCTGtctatgtaattaaattaatgactGACATACATACTCCTTTTCAGGCAGGCAGGCAGGAATAACAATCTTTAATATTCAGTTCATCTCTCATAGAAAACTGTCCCAAATATTTATTCCCGTACTTCACCCCATTCCCATAATCAGTGCTGTCTTTCCCAGTTCTTAAATCACACACACATCACTACAGTTCACAGATTAAGTAGTTTCAAATGTCATTGACTTCTCGTTCTCATCTTGCATTGCGATTGGCTGAATACagctaaattaataaattaccatcAGATGCATTCCGTTATTGAGGCTACGCGGTCGCCGGATTCCGCCCATCGGTTTTAGGAAACGTCTGCTTAGTTTTTAGAAGTCTAAGTGAAAATGGTGATACAGAAAATCTGTTGTTTAGGTGCGGGTTATGTTGGTGGGCCTACGTGCAGTGTTATAGCTCTAAAATGCCCGAATATTACTGTTACTGTGTGCGACAAGAGCGCAGAGCGAATAGGGCAGTGGAATTCTGAGAAATTGCCAATTTACGAGCCAGGGTTGGACGAGGTAGTGCAGAAATGTCGAGGTAAAAACCTATTCTTTTCGACTGACATTGCTAAAGGGATACAGGAGGCCGATTTGATCTTTATATCGGTTAATACACCGACGAAAACGTTCGGAAATGGCAAAGGGAGGGCTGCAGATTTAAAATACATAGAAGGGGCGGCCCGTATGATAGCAGATCTGGCTACAAGCAACAAAATTGTGGTCGAAAAGAGCACCGTGCCAGTGAAAGCTGCCGAAATCATCATGAAAATCCTTCGTGCGAATACCAAACCTGGTGTACAGTATCAGATACTGTCTAACCCTGAGTTTTTGGCAGAAGGAACGGCTATCGTGGACTTGGTTGAGGCAGAAAGGGTGTTAATCGGTGGGGAAGACACTCCGGAAGGTCAGAAAGCTATTCAAGAGCTGTGCTGGGTGTACGAGCACTGGATCCCAGCTAAGAATATACTAACGACCAACACGTGGAGTTCGGAACTGTCTAAGCTAGCAGCTAATGCATTTTTAGCGCAAAGAATATCGAGCATCAATTCGTTGTCCGCTGTTTGTGAAGCTACTGGGGCAGACGTGTCTGAAGTAGCAAGAGCAGTCGGTCGGGATTCTCGTATCGGACCGAAGTTCCTTGAAGCATCAATTGGATTCGGTGGCAGTTGCTTCCAAAAAGACATCCTAAACCTGATTTATCTTTGTGAATGCTTAAACTTGCCAGAAGTAGCAGCGTACTGGCAGCAAGTGATCGATTTAAATGATTACCAGAAAACACGGTTCACACGTAAAGTCATAGAGTCCTTATTCAACACTGTTACGGACAAAAACATAGCCATACTAGGATTTTCGTTCAAAAAGAATACTGGTGACACTAGAGAATCACCAGCTATCTACGTATCAAAAACTTTACTCGATGAAGGAGCAAAACTACACATTTACGACCCAAAAGTAGAAATTGAGCAGATTTACTACGATCTCACACATCCATCAGTGACGTCAGAGCCAGAAATGGTGCGGAAAAACATAGAAATCCACGATTCAGCGTACTCAGCAGTCACGGGTGCTCATGCTATAGTATTATGTACGGAATGGGACGAATTCAAAGAGTTAGACTTCAAAAAGATCTACGATGTGATGATGAAGCCAGCGTACATATTCGATGGGAGGAAGATACTGGATCATGAAGCGTTGTTGAACATCGGTTTCCACGTCCAAACGATCGGCAAGCGGTTGTCCAGGACTGGAAGCATCAGAGCTCAAGGGAGTCAGACGTTGCCATAGTATAAACTTAGGTAagttattttttggtattttttattaacagtGTGTGgacaggcccccactaggtggaccgacgatctggtgaaggtcgcgggaggtgcctggatgcgggcggcgcaggaccggtctttgtggaaatccttgggggaggcctttgtccagcactaGATATTATATTCATTTCTGTCACAGAacaactttatcgcgcgcgtccctgtttcaaaaaccgtaataaaaactatcttatgtcctttcccgggactcaaactccgtgataacttttttacccgactgcgccagaaggagggttatgctTTTTATTCCGTGTAAGAATGTGAGGCAGTTAAACCCAAATTGGAATTCGTAACACTCCACTTTTGACCTTGATTTGAAGCTGATAAAATACCTATAATGATAATACAACTAAACACAGCTCTGTAGTCATTTGACGAAAAAT contains these protein-coding regions:
- the LOC135086077 gene encoding UDP-glucose 6-dehydrogenase yields the protein MVIQKICCLGAGYVGGPTCSVIALKCPNITVTVCDKSAERIGQWNSEKLPIYEPGLDEVVQKCRGKNLFFSTDIAKGIQEADLIFISVNTPTKTFGNGKGRAADLKYIEGAARMIADLATSNKIVVEKSTVPVKAAEIIMKILRANTKPGVQYQILSNPEFLAEGTAIVDLVEAERVLIGGEDTPEGQKAIQELCWVYEHWIPAKNILTTNTWSSELSKLAANAFLAQRISSINSLSAVCEATGADVSEVARAVGRDSRIGPKFLEASIGFGGSCFQKDILNLIYLCECLNLPEVAAYWQQVIDLNDYQKTRFTRKVIESLFNTVTDKNIAILGFSFKKNTGDTRESPAIYVSKTLLDEGAKLHIYDPKVEIEQIYYDLTHPSVTSEPEMVRKNIEIHDSAYSAVTGAHAIVLCTEWDEFKELDFKKIYDVMMKPAYIFDGRKILDHEALLNIGFHVQTIGKRLSRTGSIRAQGSQTLP